The Chelatococcus sp. HY11 genome includes a window with the following:
- a CDS encoding histidine kinase: MADYYTLLQRAISGLPENTPETRGAIYERARTVLVQQLRNVEPPLPDADIDREYAALDLVIARIEAEARPLEEPAWPQDNWPDQENLHAFEQVPQVFDEGAARTGEASPQQDEQSEPQPAGTQQPDFRSLDTDANGSPGRERPRLAPVRPKRDWRSHMRTFVVTGVLAAVVAAIAGVAVVLRDRPVEIPREEEHAAPQEQGDGKFTERLGGEPAPAAPPPAAAPAQTASPQPSPAQPQVPAQAPQGGVAVAQRASLYEESPDNPQAAPIVRAGRTTWRIDSINPGQGEPLESVVHADVEIPEAGLTLALVLRRNRDTTLPASHTVELTFRNTSGDATRSVRDVGVMQLKADEGGRGTPLAGLPVPVTENIFLIGLSNLSADMERNASLLKSQAWIDLPLRFANGRRAVLAFEKGVSGDQAINEAFRLWQ, from the coding sequence ATGGCCGATTATTACACCCTGCTGCAGCGGGCAATTTCTGGTCTGCCGGAAAACACGCCCGAAACTCGCGGAGCCATCTACGAGCGGGCGCGAACCGTGCTCGTCCAGCAGTTGCGCAATGTCGAGCCGCCGCTTCCCGACGCTGACATCGATCGCGAATATGCCGCGCTCGACCTTGTTATCGCGCGCATAGAGGCGGAGGCCCGGCCACTCGAAGAGCCGGCCTGGCCGCAGGACAACTGGCCTGATCAGGAGAACCTGCACGCCTTCGAGCAAGTGCCTCAGGTGTTTGACGAGGGTGCGGCACGGACAGGCGAGGCCTCGCCACAGCAGGACGAGCAATCCGAGCCGCAACCGGCGGGAACACAGCAGCCCGATTTCAGGTCGTTGGACACGGATGCGAATGGATCGCCGGGCCGCGAGAGGCCGCGGCTGGCGCCCGTCCGGCCGAAGCGGGACTGGCGCAGCCATATGCGCACTTTTGTGGTGACAGGCGTGCTTGCCGCGGTTGTTGCGGCGATCGCGGGCGTCGCGGTCGTGCTGCGTGATCGACCCGTGGAAATTCCGCGCGAGGAAGAGCATGCCGCGCCACAGGAGCAAGGCGACGGCAAGTTCACCGAGCGGCTGGGCGGCGAGCCGGCACCCGCGGCCCCGCCGCCTGCGGCGGCGCCGGCACAAACCGCAAGCCCGCAACCGTCGCCGGCCCAGCCTCAGGTGCCGGCTCAAGCGCCTCAGGGCGGGGTTGCTGTCGCGCAGCGCGCAAGTCTTTATGAGGAATCACCGGACAATCCGCAGGCGGCCCCTATCGTGCGGGCCGGACGTACGACGTGGCGGATCGACAGCATCAACCCTGGCCAGGGCGAGCCGCTCGAAAGCGTCGTCCATGCGGATGTGGAGATTCCCGAAGCGGGCCTGACGCTTGCGCTCGTGCTCCGGCGCAACCGCGATACGACGTTGCCGGCTTCCCATACGGTTGAGCTGACATTCCGGAACACATCAGGCGATGCGACGCGCTCGGTCCGCGATGTCGGCGTGATGCAGCTGAAAGCGGACGAGGGCGGTCGCGGCACGCCTCTGGCCGGCCTGCCGGTGCCTGTCACTGAAAATATCTTCCTGATTGGCCTGTCGAATCTCAGCGCGGATATGGAGCGCAACGCATCCCTGCTGAAAAGTCAGGCCTGGATCGACCTGCCGCTTCGCTTCGCCAACGGGCGTCGCGCGGTACTGGCCTTCGAGAAGGGCGTATCGGGCGACCAGGCGATCAACGAGGCCTTCCGCCTCTGGCAATAG
- the rpoH gene encoding RNA polymerase sigma factor RpoH: MASTVLPALLNEGGLSRYLDEIRRFPMLKPEEEFMLAKRWREQDDREAAHKLVTSHLRLVAKIAMGYRGYGLPISEVVSEGNVGLMQAVKRFEPDKGFRLATYAMWWIKAAIQEYILRSWSLVKMGTTANQKKLFFNLRKAKSHISAYEEGDLRPDQVKTIATRLGVSEQDVIDMNRRLGGDTSLNAPLRQEGEGEWQDWLVDDSASQETILADEEEGRNRLSALRDALGVLNDRERRIFEARRLQDEPVTLEDLSGEFGVSRERVRQIEVRAFEKVQEAVKKGLAKLEMAGPAALPAM, translated from the coding sequence CCCGCGCTGCTGAACGAAGGTGGCCTGTCGCGCTATCTCGATGAAATCCGCCGGTTTCCGATGCTGAAACCGGAAGAGGAATTCATGCTCGCCAAACGTTGGCGCGAGCAGGACGATCGCGAAGCGGCCCATAAGCTTGTGACATCCCATTTGCGGCTCGTGGCCAAGATCGCCATGGGCTACCGGGGCTACGGCCTGCCGATTTCGGAAGTCGTATCGGAGGGTAACGTTGGCCTCATGCAGGCCGTCAAACGCTTCGAGCCCGACAAAGGCTTCCGCTTGGCGACCTATGCGATGTGGTGGATCAAGGCCGCTATTCAAGAGTACATCCTTCGCTCATGGTCGCTGGTCAAGATGGGAACCACGGCCAATCAGAAGAAGCTGTTCTTCAATCTGCGCAAGGCCAAGAGCCATATTTCGGCTTACGAGGAAGGGGATCTTCGCCCCGACCAGGTCAAGACGATCGCCACGCGCCTCGGCGTGTCCGAGCAGGACGTCATCGACATGAACCGCCGTCTCGGCGGCGACACGTCCTTGAACGCCCCGCTGCGCCAGGAAGGCGAAGGCGAGTGGCAGGACTGGCTTGTGGATGACAGCGCTAGCCAGGAGACGATCCTGGCGGACGAAGAGGAAGGGCGTAACCGCCTCTCCGCTTTGCGCGACGCGCTCGGCGTCCTCAACGACCGCGAGCGGCGCATCTTCGAGGCGCGCCGCCTTCAGGACGAGCCTGTCACCCTCGAGGATCTGTCCGGTGAGTTCGGCGTCTCGCGCGAACGCGTCCGCCAGATCGAGGTCCGCGCTTTCGAGAAGGTGCAGGAAGCCGTGAAAAAAGGCTTGGCCAAGCTTGAGATGGCCGGCCCGGCGGCTCTTCCCGCGATGTAA